In Rhodamnia argentea isolate NSW1041297 chromosome 4, ASM2092103v1, whole genome shotgun sequence, the following proteins share a genomic window:
- the LOC115752606 gene encoding VAMP-like protein YKT61, translated as MKITALLVLKINPDGSDPIILANASDVSHFGYFQRSSVKEFIVFVGRTVAKRTPPGQRQSVQHEEYKVHSYNRNGLCALGFMDDHYPVRSAFSLLNQVLDEYQKNFGDSWRRVSADGAQPWPYLNEALTKFQDPAEADKLLKIQRELDETKIILHKTIDSVLARGEKLDSLVEKSSDLSAASQMFYKQAKKTNQCCTLL; from the exons ATGAAGATCACAGCTTTATTGGTGCTGAAGATCAACCCGGACGGATCCGACCCGATCATCCTCGCCAATGCCTCCGATGTCAGCCATTTCGGCTACTTCCAGCGCTCCAGCGTCAAGGAATTCATCGTCTTCGTGGGCCGAACCGTCGCCAAACGCACCCCGCCTGGTCAGCGACAGTCCGTTCAACATGAAg AGTACAAAGTGCACTCGTACAATAGAAATGGACTCTGCGCATTGGGTTTCATGGACGATCATTATCCAGTCCGAAGTGCATTTTCTCTACTAAACCAG GTGCTGGATGAGTATCAGAAAAATTTTGGTGATTCTTGGCGACGTGTGAGTGCTGATGGGGCTCAACCGTGGCCCTATCTAAATGAAGCTCTTACCAAGTTTCAG GATCCTGCAGAGGCTGATAAGTTGCTGAAAATTCAGAGGGAGTTGGATGAAACAAAAATTATACTT CACAAAACTATTGATAGTGTGCTTGCCCGTGGTGAGAAGCTGGATAGTCTTGTTGAAAAGAGTTCAGACCTCAGTGCAGCATCACAG ATGTTTTACAAGCAGGCGAAGAAAACCAACCAATGTTGTACCCTCCTGTAA
- the LOC115752600 gene encoding temperature-induced lipocalin-1-like isoform X2 — protein sequence MAKKEMEVVKGLDLQRYMGRWYEIASFPSRFQPKSGVDTRATYALQEDGTVHVLNETWTDGKRGFIEGTAYKADPGSDEAKLKVKFYVPPFLPIIPVVGDYWVLHLDADYQYAIVGQPSRKYLWILSRQSHMDEEIYNQLVQTAQEEGYDVSKLHKTPQSDTPPEEEGPKDTKGIWWIKSILGK from the exons atggcgaagAAAGAGATGGAGGTGGTGAAAGGGCTGGATCTGCAGAGATACATGGGTCGCTGGTACGAGATCGCCTCCTTCCCCTCGAGGTTCCAGCCCAAGAGCGGCGTGGACACGAGGGCCACGTACGCTCTGCAGGAGGATGGGACTGTGCATGTCTTGAACGAGACCTGGACCGACGGCAAGAGGGGCTTCATCGAGGGAACCGCCTACAAGGCCGACCCCGGCAGCGACGAGGCCAAACTCAAAGTGAAGTTCTATGTCCCTCCGTTCTTGCCCATCATCCCTGTGGTCGGGGACTACTGGGTCTTGCACCTTGATGCTGATTATCAGTATGCTATCGTTGGTCAGCCCAGTAGGAAGTATCTCTGG ATACTGAGCAGACAGTCTCAtatggatgaagaaatttacAATCAGCTGGTTCAGACGGCTCAAGAAGAAGGGTATGATGTGAGCAAGCTCCACAAAACTCCACAGAGTGACACTCCACCAGAAGAAGAAGGACCCAAGGACACCAAAGGCATTTGGTGGATCAAGTCCATTCTAGGAAAATAA